The proteins below come from a single Hemiscyllium ocellatum isolate sHemOce1 chromosome 24, sHemOce1.pat.X.cur, whole genome shotgun sequence genomic window:
- the cltcl1 gene encoding clathrin heavy chain 1 isoform X2, translating into MAQILPIRFQEHLQLQNQGVNPANIGFSTLTMESDKFICIREKVGEQAQVVVIDLNDPANPIRRPISADSVIMNPASKVIALKAGKTLQIFNIEMKSKVKAHNMVEEVTFWKWISLNTVALVTETAVFHWSMEGDSQPQKMFDRHASLAGCQIINYRTDLQQKWLLLIGISAQQNRVVGAMQLYSVDRKVSQPIEGHAAAFADFKLEENPTPSTLFCFAVRSQAGGKLHIIEVGQPAAGNQPFTKRAVDVFFPPEAQTDFPVAMQIGTKYGVIYLITKYGYIHLYDLESGACIYMNRISAETIFVTAPHEPTSGIIGVNKKGQVLSVCVEEENIVNYATNVLQNPDLALRMAVRSNLAGAEELFARKFNTLFAQGNYAEAAKVAASAPKGILRTPDTIRKFQTVPAQPGQASPLLQYFGILLDQGQLNKYESLELCRPVLQQGRKQLLEKWLKEDKLECSEELGDLVKTADPTLALSVYLRANVPNKVIQCFAETGQFQKIVLYAKKVGYTPDWVFLLRNVMRVSPDQGLQFAQMLVQDEEPLANINQIVDVFMENNLIQQCTSFLLDALKNNRPSEGHLQTRLLEMNLIHAPQVADAILGNQMFTHYDRAHIAQLCEKAGLLQRALEHYTDLYDIKRAVVHTHLLNPEWLVNFFGALSVEDSLECLRAMLSANIRQNLQLCVQVASKYHEQLGTQSLVELFESFKSYEGLFYFLGSIVNFSQEPDVHFKYIQAACKTGQIKEVERICRESNCYDSERVKNFLKEAKLTDQLPLIIVCDRFDFVHDLVLYLYRNNLQKYIEIYVQKVNPSRLPVVVGGLLDVDCSEEVIKNLITVVRGQFSTDELVGEVEKRNRLKLLLPWLEARIHEGCEEPATHNALAKIYIDSNNNPERFLRENPFYDSSVVGKYCEKRDPHLACVAYERGQCDLDLIKVCNENSLFKSEARYLVRRKDPQLWANVLEENNPFRRQLIDQVVQTALSETQDPEEVSVTVKAFMTADLPNELIELLEKIVLDNNVFSEHRNLQNLLILTAIKADRTRVMEYINRLDNYDAPDIANIAISNELFEEAFAIFRKFDVNTSAVQVLIDHIGNLDRAYEFAERCNEPAVWSQLARAQLQKDLVKEAIDSYIKADDPSAYMEVVKAANKNNNWEDLVKFLQMARKKAKESYVETELIFALAKTNRLSELEEFVNGPNNAHIQQVGDRCYDDGMYDAAKLLYNNVSNFARLASTLVHLGEYQAAVDSARKANSTRTWKEVCFACVDGQEFRLAQICGLHIVIHADELEELISYYQDRGYFEELIALLEAALGLERAHMGMFTELAILYSKFKPQKMREHLELFWSRVNIPKVLRAAEQAHLWAELVFLYDKYEEYDNAVITMMSHPTDAWKEGQYKDIIAKVANVELYYKALQFYLDYKPLLINDLLMVLSPRLDHTRAVTFFSKVNQLPLIKPYLRSVQNHNNKAVNEALNNLLTEEEDYQGLRTSIDAYDNFDNIILAQRLEKHELIEFRRIAAYLYKGNNRWKQSVELCKKDHLYKDAMQYTAESKDTELSEKLLQWFLEEGKQECFASCLFTCYDLLRPDVVLELSWRHNIMDFAMPYFIQVMREYLSKVDELMEKVDKLDASDSLRKDEDQVAEPAPLVFGQQLMLTAGSTAVPPQPGYAYGYPAGYAQPAYGFNM; encoded by the exons CTGGCAAAACCCTACAAATATTTAACATTGAAATGAAGAGCAAAGTGAAAGCTCATAATATGGTTGAAGAAGTCACATTCTGGAAATGGATTTCTTTAAACACTGTTGCCCTAGTAACTGAGACTGCAGTATTCCATTGGAGCATGGAAGGTGACTCTCAGCCACAGAAGATGTTTGATAGGCATGCAAGCTTGGCTGGCTGTCAAATCATTAACTACAGGACAGATCTTCAGCAGAAGTGGTTGCTTCTAATTGGAATTTCTGCACAG CAAAACAGGGTAGTTGGTGCAATGCAGCTGTACTCTGTGGACAGGAAGGTGTCCCAGCCGATTGAGGGACATGCTGCAGCTTTTGCTGACTTCAAattggaagagaatcccacaccGTCAACACTCTTTTGCTTTGCAGTTCGTAGTCAAGCAGGAGGAAAG TTACATATAATAGAAGTAGGTCAGCCCGCTGCTGGAAACCAGCCTTTTACAAagagagcagtggatgtgtttTTCCCTCCAGAGGCCCAAACTGACTTTCCAGTAGCAATGCAA ATTGGAACAAAATATGGGGTTATATATCTCATTACCAAATATGGCTACATCCACTTGTATGACTTGGAATCTGGTGCTTGTATCTACATGAACCGTATTAGTGCTGAGACCATTTTTGTGACTGCTCCCCATGAACCTACATCTGGCATCATTGGAGTCAATAAAAAAGGCCAA GTATTATCTGTTTGTGTGGAAGAAGAGAATATTGTAAACTACGCAACTAATGTGCTCCAAAACCCAGACCTTGCTCTCCGAATGGCTGTGAGAAGCAATCTTGCTGGTGCTGAGGAGCTCTTTGCACGAAAGTTTAACACTTTATTCGCACAAGGAAATTATGCTGAAGCTGCTAAAGTTGCTGCATCAGCTCCAAAG GGTATTCTACGGACTCCAGACACAATTAGAAAATTCCAGACAGTCCCGGCCCAGCCAGGGCAGGCTTCACCTCTTCTGCAGTATTTTGGGATACTCCTTGATCAGGGACAATTGAACAAGTATGAATCACTGGAACTCTGCCGTCCTGTCTTGCAACAAGGCCGCAAGCAACTGCTGGAAAAATGGCTGAAGGAAGATAAG TTGGAGTGTTCTGAGGAACTGGGAGACTTGGTGAAGACAGCTGATCCCACACTAGCTTTAAGTGTCTATCTCCGAGCCAATGTGCCAAATAAAGTTATACAGTGTTTTGCAGAAACTGGGCAATTCCAGAAAATTGTTCTGTATGCGAAAAAG GTTGGTTACACTCCTGACTGGGTCTTCCTGCTGAGAAATGTTATGCGTGTGAGCCCTGACCAAGGACTTCAGTTTGCACAGATGCTTGTCCAGGATGAAGAACCCCTAGCTAATATTAATCAG ATTGTGGATGTATTTATGGAAAATAACCTGATCCAGCAGTGTACATCTTTCCTATTAGATGCGTTGAAGAATAACAGGCCTTCTGAGGGTCACTTACAAACacgccttcttgaaatgaatctGATCCATGCACCGCAG GTGGCTGATGCAATCCTAGGAAACCAGATGTTTACTCACTATGATCGTGCACATATTGCCCAGCTATGTGAAAAAGCTGGCTTGTTGCAGAGGGCTTTGGAGCACTATACAGATTTGTATGATATCAAACGTGCTGTTGTACATACTCACCTTTTGAACCCTGAG TGGCTGGTGAACTTCTTTGGTGCACTCTCTGTAGAAGACTCCCTTGAGTGCTTGCGTGCCATGTTGTCAGCTAACATCCGCCAGAATCTGCAGCTTTGTGTGCAAGTAGCATCCAAGTACCATGAGCAGCTTGGCACTCAGTCATTGGTGGAACTTTTTGAATCCTTTAAGAGTTATGAGG GATTGTTTTATTTCCTTGGATCCATTGTGAACTTCAGTCAGGAGCCTGATGTTCACTTCAAGTATATTCAGGCAGCATGTAAAACTGGACAAATTAAAGAAGTTGAGCGTATATGCCGTGAGAGCAACTGCTATGATTCAGAACGTGTGAAGAATTTCCTGAAG GAAGCCAAACTGACAGACCAGCTTCCCTTAATCATTGTGTGTGACCGATTTGACTTTGTCCATGACCTCGTTCTGTACCTGTATCGCAACAACCTGCAGAAATACATTGAAATCTATGtccagaag GTGAATCCAAGCAGGCTTCCAGTAGTGGTAGGTGGACTACTGGATGTGGATTGCTCTGAAGAAGTTATCAAAAATCTGATCACTGTAGTCCGTGGACAGTTCTCAACTGACGAGCTTGTGGGCGAAGTAGAGAAAAGAAACAG ATTGAAATTGTTGCTTCCCTGGCTGGAGGCTAGAATTCATGAAGGCTGTGAAGAGCCTGCTACTCACAATGCTTTAGCTAAAATCTATATCGATAGCAATAACAATCCTGAGCGTTTTCTGCGTGAAAACCCCTTCTATGATAGCTCTGTGGTTGGCAAGTACTGTGAAAAGAGGGATCCGCATTTGGCTTGTGTGGCTTATGAGCGAGGCCAGTGTGATCTGGATCTCATCAAG GTTTGCAATGAGAACTCTCTATTCAAGAGTGAGGCTCGTTATCTTGTACGTAGAAAAGATCCACAGCTTTGGGCCAATGTTCTTGAAGAAAATAATCCTTTTAGACGCCAGCTGATTGACCAG GTTGTCCAAACAGCCCTGTCTGAAACCCAGGATCCAGAAGAAGTATCTGTCACTGTGAAAGCCTTTATGACTGCCGACCTCCCCAATGAGCTGATTGAACTGCTCGAGAAGATAGTCTTGGATAACAATGTCTTTAGTGAACATAG GAACCTACAGAACCTCTTGATTCTTACTGCTATTAAAGCAGATCGCACCCGTGTTATGGAGTACATTAATCGTCTCGACAACTACGATGCTCCTGATATTGCGAACATTGCCATCAGTaatgagctttttgaagaagcatTTGCAATCTTTCGAAAGTTTGATGTGAACACTTCTGCTGTGCAG GTTCTGATTGACCACATTGGCAATCTTGATCGTGCTTATGAATTTGCAGAACGTTGTAATGAGCCAGCAGTATGGAGTCAGCTGGCAAGAGCACAATTACAGAAGGATTTGGTTAAAGAAGCCATCGATTCCTACATCAAGGCTGATGATCCTTCTGCCTATATGGAGGTTGTGAAAGCAGCCAACAAGAACA ATAACTGGGAAGACCTGGTGAAATTTCTGCAAATGGCTAGGAAGAAAGCCAAAGAGTCATATGTGGAGACAGAGTTGATATTTGCTCTGGCAAAGACCAACCGTTTGTCTGAACTGGAGGAATTTGTTAATGGAcccaacaatgcccacattcaACAA GTTGGTGATCGCTGTTATGATGATGGCATGTATGATGCAGCAAAATTACTTTACAACAATGTGTCCAACTTCGCCCGCTTGGCTTCCACTCTGGTACATCTAGGCGAGTACCAAGCTGCTGTGGACAGTGCTCGCAAAGCTAACAGCACCAGAACTTGGAAAGAG GTTTGTTTTGCCTGTGTTGATGGCCAAGAATTCCGTCTTGCCCAGATATGTGGCCTACACATTGTCATCCATGCAGATGAACTTGAGGAGCTGATCAGTTACTACCAG GATCGAGGGTATTTTGAGGAACTGATCGCTCTCTTGGAAGCAGCATTGGGCTTGGAACGGGCTCACATGGGAATGTTCACAGAGCTGGCAATACTATACTCCAAATTCAAGCCGCAAAAGATGAGGGAACACTTGGAACTTTTCTGGTCCAGAGTCAATATTCCAAAG GTCCTTCGTGCAGCAGAGCAGGCACACCTTTGGGCTGAGCTGGTCTTCCTTTATGATAAATATGAAGAGTATGACAATGCAGTCATAACTATGATGAGTCACCCAACAGATGCTTGGAAGGAAGGGCAATATAAAGATATAATCGCAAAG GTTGCTAACGTAGAATTGTATTACAAGGCCCTACAGTTCTACTTGGATTACAAACCACTGTTGATCAATGATCTGTTAATGGTGCTATCACCACGTTTAGACCATACCAGGGCGGTCACTTTCTTCAGCAAG GTGAACCAATTGCCTCTAATAAAACCATATTTACGCTCTGTTCAAAATCACAATAATAAAGCTGTGAATGAAGCTCTGAACAACCTGCTTACTGAAGAGGAGGATTATCAG GGTTTGCGTACATCTATTGATGCATATGATAACTTCGACAACATTATCCTTGCTCAGCGCCTGGAAAAGCATGAGCTAATTGAGTTCAGGCGTATTGCTGCTTATCTCTACAAAGGTAACAATCGCTGGAAACAAAGTGTGGAACTCTGCAAAAAAGACCACTTGTACAAG GATGCAATGCAATATACAGCTGAATCCAAGGACACTGAGCTCTCTGAGAAACTTCTGCAATGGTTCCTGGAAGAGGGCAAGCAAGAATGTTTTGCGTCCTGCTTATTCACGTGCTATGATTTGTTACGGCCAGATGTGGTTCTTGAGCTGTCATGGAGACATAACATCATGGACTTTGCAATGCCATATTTTATTCAAGTTATGAGGGAATATCTCAGCAAA GTTGATGAACTAATGGAAAAG gTTGATAAACTTGATGCTTCGGATAGCTTGAGAAAAGATGAAGACCAAGTGGCTGAACCAGCTCCTCTAGTATTTG GTCAGCAGTTAATGTTGACAGCAGGTTCCACTGCAGTCCCTCCCCAGCCTGGCTATGCTTATGGTTATCCAGCTGGCTATGCTCAGCCTGCTTATGGCTTCAACATGTAG
- the cltcl1 gene encoding clathrin heavy chain 1 isoform X1 gives MAQILPIRFQEHLQLQNQGVNPANIGFSTLTMESDKFICIREKVGEQAQVVVIDLNDPANPIRRPISADSVIMNPASKVIALKAGKTLQIFNIEMKSKVKAHNMVEEVTFWKWISLNTVALVTETAVFHWSMEGDSQPQKMFDRHASLAGCQIINYRTDLQQKWLLLIGISAQQNRVVGAMQLYSVDRKVSQPIEGHAAAFADFKLEENPTPSTLFCFAVRSQAGGKLHIIEVGQPAAGNQPFTKRAVDVFFPPEAQTDFPVAMQIGTKYGVIYLITKYGYIHLYDLESGACIYMNRISAETIFVTAPHEPTSGIIGVNKKGQVLSVCVEEENIVNYATNVLQNPDLALRMAVRSNLAGAEELFARKFNTLFAQGNYAEAAKVAASAPKGILRTPDTIRKFQTVPAQPGQASPLLQYFGILLDQGQLNKYESLELCRPVLQQGRKQLLEKWLKEDKLECSEELGDLVKTADPTLALSVYLRANVPNKVIQCFAETGQFQKIVLYAKKVGYTPDWVFLLRNVMRVSPDQGLQFAQMLVQDEEPLANINQIVDVFMENNLIQQCTSFLLDALKNNRPSEGHLQTRLLEMNLIHAPQVADAILGNQMFTHYDRAHIAQLCEKAGLLQRALEHYTDLYDIKRAVVHTHLLNPEWLVNFFGALSVEDSLECLRAMLSANIRQNLQLCVQVASKYHEQLGTQSLVELFESFKSYEGLFYFLGSIVNFSQEPDVHFKYIQAACKTGQIKEVERICRESNCYDSERVKNFLKEAKLTDQLPLIIVCDRFDFVHDLVLYLYRNNLQKYIEIYVQKVNPSRLPVVVGGLLDVDCSEEVIKNLITVVRGQFSTDELVGEVEKRNRLKLLLPWLEARIHEGCEEPATHNALAKIYIDSNNNPERFLRENPFYDSSVVGKYCEKRDPHLACVAYERGQCDLDLIKVCNENSLFKSEARYLVRRKDPQLWANVLEENNPFRRQLIDQVVQTALSETQDPEEVSVTVKAFMTADLPNELIELLEKIVLDNNVFSEHRNLQNLLILTAIKADRTRVMEYINRLDNYDAPDIANIAISNELFEEAFAIFRKFDVNTSAVQVLIDHIGNLDRAYEFAERCNEPAVWSQLARAQLQKDLVKEAIDSYIKADDPSAYMEVVKAANKNNNWEDLVKFLQMARKKAKESYVETELIFALAKTNRLSELEEFVNGPNNAHIQQVGDRCYDDGMYDAAKLLYNNVSNFARLASTLVHLGEYQAAVDSARKANSTRTWKEVCFACVDGQEFRLAQICGLHIVIHADELEELISYYQDRGYFEELIALLEAALGLERAHMGMFTELAILYSKFKPQKMREHLELFWSRVNIPKVLRAAEQAHLWAELVFLYDKYEEYDNAVITMMSHPTDAWKEGQYKDIIAKVANVELYYKALQFYLDYKPLLINDLLMVLSPRLDHTRAVTFFSKVNQLPLIKPYLRSVQNHNNKAVNEALNNLLTEEEDYQGLRTSIDAYDNFDNIILAQRLEKHELIEFRRIAAYLYKGNNRWKQSVELCKKDHLYKDAMQYTAESKDTELSEKLLQWFLEEGKQECFASCLFTCYDLLRPDVVLELSWRHNIMDFAMPYFIQVMREYLSKVDELMEKPTDQLVKSKAMSVDKLDASDSLRKDEDQVAEPAPLVFGQQLMLTAGSTAVPPQPGYAYGYPAGYAQPAYGFNM, from the exons CTGGCAAAACCCTACAAATATTTAACATTGAAATGAAGAGCAAAGTGAAAGCTCATAATATGGTTGAAGAAGTCACATTCTGGAAATGGATTTCTTTAAACACTGTTGCCCTAGTAACTGAGACTGCAGTATTCCATTGGAGCATGGAAGGTGACTCTCAGCCACAGAAGATGTTTGATAGGCATGCAAGCTTGGCTGGCTGTCAAATCATTAACTACAGGACAGATCTTCAGCAGAAGTGGTTGCTTCTAATTGGAATTTCTGCACAG CAAAACAGGGTAGTTGGTGCAATGCAGCTGTACTCTGTGGACAGGAAGGTGTCCCAGCCGATTGAGGGACATGCTGCAGCTTTTGCTGACTTCAAattggaagagaatcccacaccGTCAACACTCTTTTGCTTTGCAGTTCGTAGTCAAGCAGGAGGAAAG TTACATATAATAGAAGTAGGTCAGCCCGCTGCTGGAAACCAGCCTTTTACAAagagagcagtggatgtgtttTTCCCTCCAGAGGCCCAAACTGACTTTCCAGTAGCAATGCAA ATTGGAACAAAATATGGGGTTATATATCTCATTACCAAATATGGCTACATCCACTTGTATGACTTGGAATCTGGTGCTTGTATCTACATGAACCGTATTAGTGCTGAGACCATTTTTGTGACTGCTCCCCATGAACCTACATCTGGCATCATTGGAGTCAATAAAAAAGGCCAA GTATTATCTGTTTGTGTGGAAGAAGAGAATATTGTAAACTACGCAACTAATGTGCTCCAAAACCCAGACCTTGCTCTCCGAATGGCTGTGAGAAGCAATCTTGCTGGTGCTGAGGAGCTCTTTGCACGAAAGTTTAACACTTTATTCGCACAAGGAAATTATGCTGAAGCTGCTAAAGTTGCTGCATCAGCTCCAAAG GGTATTCTACGGACTCCAGACACAATTAGAAAATTCCAGACAGTCCCGGCCCAGCCAGGGCAGGCTTCACCTCTTCTGCAGTATTTTGGGATACTCCTTGATCAGGGACAATTGAACAAGTATGAATCACTGGAACTCTGCCGTCCTGTCTTGCAACAAGGCCGCAAGCAACTGCTGGAAAAATGGCTGAAGGAAGATAAG TTGGAGTGTTCTGAGGAACTGGGAGACTTGGTGAAGACAGCTGATCCCACACTAGCTTTAAGTGTCTATCTCCGAGCCAATGTGCCAAATAAAGTTATACAGTGTTTTGCAGAAACTGGGCAATTCCAGAAAATTGTTCTGTATGCGAAAAAG GTTGGTTACACTCCTGACTGGGTCTTCCTGCTGAGAAATGTTATGCGTGTGAGCCCTGACCAAGGACTTCAGTTTGCACAGATGCTTGTCCAGGATGAAGAACCCCTAGCTAATATTAATCAG ATTGTGGATGTATTTATGGAAAATAACCTGATCCAGCAGTGTACATCTTTCCTATTAGATGCGTTGAAGAATAACAGGCCTTCTGAGGGTCACTTACAAACacgccttcttgaaatgaatctGATCCATGCACCGCAG GTGGCTGATGCAATCCTAGGAAACCAGATGTTTACTCACTATGATCGTGCACATATTGCCCAGCTATGTGAAAAAGCTGGCTTGTTGCAGAGGGCTTTGGAGCACTATACAGATTTGTATGATATCAAACGTGCTGTTGTACATACTCACCTTTTGAACCCTGAG TGGCTGGTGAACTTCTTTGGTGCACTCTCTGTAGAAGACTCCCTTGAGTGCTTGCGTGCCATGTTGTCAGCTAACATCCGCCAGAATCTGCAGCTTTGTGTGCAAGTAGCATCCAAGTACCATGAGCAGCTTGGCACTCAGTCATTGGTGGAACTTTTTGAATCCTTTAAGAGTTATGAGG GATTGTTTTATTTCCTTGGATCCATTGTGAACTTCAGTCAGGAGCCTGATGTTCACTTCAAGTATATTCAGGCAGCATGTAAAACTGGACAAATTAAAGAAGTTGAGCGTATATGCCGTGAGAGCAACTGCTATGATTCAGAACGTGTGAAGAATTTCCTGAAG GAAGCCAAACTGACAGACCAGCTTCCCTTAATCATTGTGTGTGACCGATTTGACTTTGTCCATGACCTCGTTCTGTACCTGTATCGCAACAACCTGCAGAAATACATTGAAATCTATGtccagaag GTGAATCCAAGCAGGCTTCCAGTAGTGGTAGGTGGACTACTGGATGTGGATTGCTCTGAAGAAGTTATCAAAAATCTGATCACTGTAGTCCGTGGACAGTTCTCAACTGACGAGCTTGTGGGCGAAGTAGAGAAAAGAAACAG ATTGAAATTGTTGCTTCCCTGGCTGGAGGCTAGAATTCATGAAGGCTGTGAAGAGCCTGCTACTCACAATGCTTTAGCTAAAATCTATATCGATAGCAATAACAATCCTGAGCGTTTTCTGCGTGAAAACCCCTTCTATGATAGCTCTGTGGTTGGCAAGTACTGTGAAAAGAGGGATCCGCATTTGGCTTGTGTGGCTTATGAGCGAGGCCAGTGTGATCTGGATCTCATCAAG GTTTGCAATGAGAACTCTCTATTCAAGAGTGAGGCTCGTTATCTTGTACGTAGAAAAGATCCACAGCTTTGGGCCAATGTTCTTGAAGAAAATAATCCTTTTAGACGCCAGCTGATTGACCAG GTTGTCCAAACAGCCCTGTCTGAAACCCAGGATCCAGAAGAAGTATCTGTCACTGTGAAAGCCTTTATGACTGCCGACCTCCCCAATGAGCTGATTGAACTGCTCGAGAAGATAGTCTTGGATAACAATGTCTTTAGTGAACATAG GAACCTACAGAACCTCTTGATTCTTACTGCTATTAAAGCAGATCGCACCCGTGTTATGGAGTACATTAATCGTCTCGACAACTACGATGCTCCTGATATTGCGAACATTGCCATCAGTaatgagctttttgaagaagcatTTGCAATCTTTCGAAAGTTTGATGTGAACACTTCTGCTGTGCAG GTTCTGATTGACCACATTGGCAATCTTGATCGTGCTTATGAATTTGCAGAACGTTGTAATGAGCCAGCAGTATGGAGTCAGCTGGCAAGAGCACAATTACAGAAGGATTTGGTTAAAGAAGCCATCGATTCCTACATCAAGGCTGATGATCCTTCTGCCTATATGGAGGTTGTGAAAGCAGCCAACAAGAACA ATAACTGGGAAGACCTGGTGAAATTTCTGCAAATGGCTAGGAAGAAAGCCAAAGAGTCATATGTGGAGACAGAGTTGATATTTGCTCTGGCAAAGACCAACCGTTTGTCTGAACTGGAGGAATTTGTTAATGGAcccaacaatgcccacattcaACAA GTTGGTGATCGCTGTTATGATGATGGCATGTATGATGCAGCAAAATTACTTTACAACAATGTGTCCAACTTCGCCCGCTTGGCTTCCACTCTGGTACATCTAGGCGAGTACCAAGCTGCTGTGGACAGTGCTCGCAAAGCTAACAGCACCAGAACTTGGAAAGAG GTTTGTTTTGCCTGTGTTGATGGCCAAGAATTCCGTCTTGCCCAGATATGTGGCCTACACATTGTCATCCATGCAGATGAACTTGAGGAGCTGATCAGTTACTACCAG GATCGAGGGTATTTTGAGGAACTGATCGCTCTCTTGGAAGCAGCATTGGGCTTGGAACGGGCTCACATGGGAATGTTCACAGAGCTGGCAATACTATACTCCAAATTCAAGCCGCAAAAGATGAGGGAACACTTGGAACTTTTCTGGTCCAGAGTCAATATTCCAAAG GTCCTTCGTGCAGCAGAGCAGGCACACCTTTGGGCTGAGCTGGTCTTCCTTTATGATAAATATGAAGAGTATGACAATGCAGTCATAACTATGATGAGTCACCCAACAGATGCTTGGAAGGAAGGGCAATATAAAGATATAATCGCAAAG GTTGCTAACGTAGAATTGTATTACAAGGCCCTACAGTTCTACTTGGATTACAAACCACTGTTGATCAATGATCTGTTAATGGTGCTATCACCACGTTTAGACCATACCAGGGCGGTCACTTTCTTCAGCAAG GTGAACCAATTGCCTCTAATAAAACCATATTTACGCTCTGTTCAAAATCACAATAATAAAGCTGTGAATGAAGCTCTGAACAACCTGCTTACTGAAGAGGAGGATTATCAG GGTTTGCGTACATCTATTGATGCATATGATAACTTCGACAACATTATCCTTGCTCAGCGCCTGGAAAAGCATGAGCTAATTGAGTTCAGGCGTATTGCTGCTTATCTCTACAAAGGTAACAATCGCTGGAAACAAAGTGTGGAACTCTGCAAAAAAGACCACTTGTACAAG GATGCAATGCAATATACAGCTGAATCCAAGGACACTGAGCTCTCTGAGAAACTTCTGCAATGGTTCCTGGAAGAGGGCAAGCAAGAATGTTTTGCGTCCTGCTTATTCACGTGCTATGATTTGTTACGGCCAGATGTGGTTCTTGAGCTGTCATGGAGACATAACATCATGGACTTTGCAATGCCATATTTTATTCAAGTTATGAGGGAATATCTCAGCAAA GTTGATGAACTAATGGAAAAG CCAACTGATCAACTGGTTAAATCCAAAGCAATGTCG gTTGATAAACTTGATGCTTCGGATAGCTTGAGAAAAGATGAAGACCAAGTGGCTGAACCAGCTCCTCTAGTATTTG GTCAGCAGTTAATGTTGACAGCAGGTTCCACTGCAGTCCCTCCCCAGCCTGGCTATGCTTATGGTTATCCAGCTGGCTATGCTCAGCCTGCTTATGGCTTCAACATGTAG